From the Octadecabacter antarcticus 307 genome, one window contains:
- a CDS encoding NAD-dependent epimerase/dehydratase family protein, giving the protein MTTTILGANGKLGAMMAHFATRAGLGWRTQARTKGADVQWSGAFDDPAVDQIFAQGATLINMIGYTGPDEALLHDTNFHFVKDLLANAAKAGVAHVVLASSAAVYGPGNGTPFDENDSLRPITPYGVSKSKMEEVARSFSATSASPAITILRIGNIVGADALNAVANRHVKACKPMPLHRFSDGSAALRSYIGPRDLFDVVRVCSKPHEGLSRVINVAHPQPVTLDAVLSAYRTHQIPDLKWINMPSPDGIPHRVTLSTLRAQSLVDFREYDNPADAMVQQMAEIPAR; this is encoded by the coding sequence TTGACCACAACGATCCTCGGCGCAAATGGAAAACTGGGTGCGATGATGGCGCATTTCGCGACGCGTGCGGGCCTAGGATGGCGGACGCAGGCGCGTACAAAAGGCGCTGATGTGCAGTGGTCAGGTGCCTTTGACGATCCGGCGGTCGACCAAATCTTTGCGCAGGGTGCCACGCTGATCAATATGATCGGCTACACCGGACCTGATGAGGCGCTGTTGCACGACACAAACTTTCACTTCGTCAAAGACCTGCTGGCCAATGCAGCAAAGGCGGGTGTCGCGCATGTGGTTCTCGCGTCTTCTGCCGCTGTCTACGGACCGGGCAACGGCACACCTTTTGACGAAAACGATTCCCTACGGCCCATCACGCCTTACGGCGTCAGTAAATCCAAAATGGAAGAGGTTGCGCGCAGTTTTTCCGCCACTTCAGCATCGCCTGCTATAACGATCCTTCGTATTGGGAACATCGTCGGCGCTGATGCTTTGAACGCGGTGGCCAATCGCCACGTCAAGGCATGCAAGCCCATGCCGCTACACCGATTTTCTGATGGCAGTGCAGCGCTACGCTCCTACATCGGGCCACGTGATCTGTTCGACGTTGTGCGCGTATGCTCAAAGCCCCACGAGGGCCTGTCGCGCGTCATAAATGTCGCCCACCCGCAACCTGTAACGCTAGATGCAGTGTTAAGCGCCTATAGAACCCATCAGATACCTGACCTAAAATGGATCAACATGCCCAGCCCTGACGGCATTCCACATCGTGTGACCCTTTCAACACTTAGGGCGCAAAGCCTTGTTGATTTTAGGGAGTATGATAATCCTGCAGACGCAATGGTCCAGCAAATGGCGGAGATTCCAGCACGATGA
- a CDS encoding YjbH domain-containing protein, with product MRIFKNISFIVAALSATSADAQDDWRANYTLYGTPGIIDMPSAAAPADAELSATVSVFGDTQRATFTFQVLPRFTGSFRYSLIDTYDRSFDVQYQIASEGEYRPAIAVGLRDFLGTGRYSSEYVVATKTLSPNVRATAGLGWGRLGSVNGFTNPLGFIDDGFEIRPDDSIDTGGTVLAGQFFRGDAAFFGGVEWRINDEWVALAEYSSDNYDRETRLVGFDRQSPLNFGLTWQPNNTYQLGAYYMYGTDIGFSATFMIDPTSTNFPSGLETAPIPVAVRGASLAAAASWDTPQVQAAGVAALGPIMDTLGFRLIGAEITGSTMRVRYQNNDYRAEAQGVGRVARLLTQFAPANVDTFILEPTRRGIALSAVTLRRGDLEVLENAPNAAALSYARAGFSDAAGPAPAFGWDDPTPAFLWGIAPYLELSLFDGSEPVRGDIGIEASFEYELRPNLVLAGAYRQRLAGNRNEVGSISKSTLPDVRRTGQRYGAESGNGIENLSLTWYGRPGRSLYSRFSAGYLERNFGGVSGEILWKPVDRQLALGAELNYTLLRDYDLGFGFRPVCSDPACTLLSGGDYDVVTGHVSAYYDFNNGFEAQVDIGRYLAGDLGATFSLDREFENGWKVGAYFSLTDVSFEDFGEGSFDKGMRIEIPSDWLFGKPSRRTTVTNLSSLSRDGGARLRIGGRLYDVVEDGHRGQLAENWGRFWR from the coding sequence ATGAGAATTTTTAAGAATATCAGTTTTATAGTTGCTGCGTTATCCGCAACCTCAGCTGACGCGCAAGACGATTGGCGGGCAAATTATACCCTATATGGCACGCCCGGCATAATCGATATGCCGTCTGCCGCAGCACCAGCAGATGCTGAGCTTTCAGCGACCGTTTCGGTCTTTGGTGACACACAGCGTGCGACATTTACGTTTCAGGTACTGCCGCGTTTCACAGGTAGTTTCCGATACTCGTTGATCGATACCTATGACCGCAGTTTCGATGTGCAGTATCAAATCGCCAGCGAAGGGGAATATCGCCCCGCTATTGCAGTGGGTTTGCGCGATTTTCTGGGTACTGGCCGCTACAGCAGTGAATACGTCGTCGCGACAAAAACCCTAAGCCCGAATGTGCGCGCGACCGCTGGTTTGGGTTGGGGGCGTTTGGGCTCCGTGAACGGATTTACCAATCCTCTTGGTTTTATCGATGACGGGTTTGAAATTCGACCGGACGACAGTATTGATACTGGTGGCACCGTCCTTGCGGGGCAGTTCTTTCGGGGGGACGCTGCGTTTTTTGGCGGCGTCGAATGGCGCATAAATGATGAATGGGTAGCGTTAGCCGAATATTCGTCGGATAACTATGACCGTGAAACAAGGCTTGTCGGGTTTGACCGCCAATCACCGCTTAACTTCGGTCTGACGTGGCAGCCTAACAACACTTACCAGCTGGGCGCGTATTACATGTACGGCACAGACATTGGTTTTTCAGCGACATTCATGATTGATCCAACATCGACAAACTTCCCCAGTGGATTGGAAACAGCGCCAATTCCTGTCGCCGTGCGCGGTGCCAGTTTGGCGGCAGCTGCGTCTTGGGACACACCACAGGTACAAGCGGCTGGTGTCGCTGCCTTGGGGCCAATTATGGACACGCTTGGCTTCCGCCTGATCGGGGCGGAGATCACGGGCAGCACAATGCGCGTGCGGTATCAGAATAATGACTACCGTGCCGAAGCTCAGGGTGTCGGGCGGGTCGCACGTTTATTGACGCAGTTTGCCCCCGCAAATGTAGACACCTTTATACTTGAGCCAACCCGACGAGGCATTGCCCTTTCCGCTGTTACACTGCGCCGCGGTGATCTTGAGGTGCTGGAAAACGCCCCTAATGCCGCAGCATTGTCGTATGCCCGTGCAGGTTTTAGTGACGCGGCTGGTCCTGCGCCAGCGTTTGGCTGGGATGATCCTACGCCCGCATTCTTGTGGGGCATAGCACCTTACCTCGAATTGTCGCTGTTCGATGGGAGCGAACCTGTGCGTGGCGACATCGGGATTGAGGCGAGTTTCGAATACGAATTGCGCCCAAATTTGGTGCTGGCTGGTGCCTATCGTCAACGGCTTGCGGGCAACCGTAACGAAGTCGGTTCGATTTCAAAATCCACCCTGCCAGATGTGCGTAGAACTGGACAACGATATGGCGCCGAAAGTGGCAACGGGATCGAGAACCTATCTTTAACGTGGTACGGGCGACCTGGGCGCAGTCTATATAGCCGATTTTCTGCAGGCTATCTTGAAAGAAATTTTGGTGGGGTTTCTGGTGAAATCCTGTGGAAGCCTGTCGACCGCCAACTGGCCTTGGGTGCAGAACTGAATTACACGCTTTTGAGGGACTACGATCTTGGTTTCGGATTCCGTCCGGTGTGTTCTGATCCAGCGTGCACGCTATTATCGGGTGGTGACTACGACGTAGTGACAGGGCATGTTTCGGCCTACTACGATTTTAACAATGGCTTTGAAGCACAAGTTGACATCGGTCGTTATCTGGCTGGCGATTTGGGCGCGACGTTCAGTCTGGACCGTGAATTTGAAAACGGCTGGAAGGTTGGTGCGTACTTCAGCTTAACGGATGTGTCGTTTGAGGACTTTGGAGAAGGATCGTTCGACAAGGGGATGCGCATCGAAATTCCTTCTGACTGGTTGTTTGGCAAACCCTCTCGCAGAACAACAGTAACCAACCTAAGTTCGTTGTCTCGTGATGGCGGCGCGCGGCTGCGGATCGGTGGACGGCTGTATGATGTGGTCGAAGATGGACACCGAGGCCAGCTAGCCGAAAACTGGGGGCGGTTCTGGAGATGA
- a CDS encoding YjbF family lipoprotein, with protein sequence MIIYTSKFVLVALLIATSACGPLEKGNPGRDSIAALSDIVTGSSDETQAGADVSLSRAQIESYPSDLMLISVISRDVTAYIYPGAVNGAKVTWLSADGLSMTFDRGFLVGTRGFGFDMMGADISGALAGLSGTSSHSRSYDFLNGLSQIERLRFQCQTTQARRETIEIVQRSYTTTVFEERCTGESESYTNTYWQDSSGLIRQSRQWVSPGLGFIGYQLL encoded by the coding sequence ATGATTATTTATACATCAAAATTTGTTTTGGTTGCATTGTTGATAGCGACGTCCGCATGTGGCCCGCTTGAAAAGGGAAACCCCGGCCGTGATTCTATTGCGGCGCTGTCGGATATTGTAACCGGATCAAGTGATGAGACGCAGGCTGGCGCAGATGTCAGCCTTTCGCGCGCACAGATAGAATCTTATCCCAGTGATCTTATGCTGATAAGCGTAATATCGCGTGACGTTACGGCGTACATTTATCCAGGTGCGGTCAACGGAGCCAAGGTCACGTGGCTGAGCGCGGACGGGCTGAGCATGACGTTTGATCGCGGGTTTTTAGTTGGGACACGCGGGTTCGGTTTTGATATGATGGGCGCAGATATTTCAGGTGCGCTTGCGGGGTTGTCAGGTACATCTTCCCACAGTCGTTCGTACGATTTTCTTAATGGTCTCAGTCAGATAGAAAGACTAAGATTTCAGTGTCAGACTACGCAGGCACGGCGCGAAACGATCGAAATCGTACAAAGAAGTTACACGACGACGGTTTTCGAAGAACGGTGTACAGGGGAATCCGAGTCCTACACTAATACTTATTGGCAGGACTCCAGCGGTCTGATCCGGCAGTCCCGACAGTGGGTTTCACCAGGGTTAGGCTTTATTGGTTATCAACTTTTGTGA
- the holA gene encoding DNA polymerase III subunit delta, producing the protein MKLSVRDVASYFRKPDPNGSGILIYGGDPMRVALKRQDVIKMLVGPNGEEEMRLTRMSGADLRKDPALLGDAIKAQGFFPGPRVVFVEEVTDVAAKAIIPALKDWNAGDAQIVVTAGQLAAKSSLRKLFESHPSAYAAGIYDDPPTRDEIETALRDANINNIDRDAMDLITALSREMAPGDLRQTIEKLGLYMTGETAGVTITDVEACAPLSNEAGLDDILNVVADLKATEIGPILSRLYAQGTQPVALCIGAMHHFRQLHIVASDPGGPSAGIGRLRPPVFGPRRDRIVRQASTWGRIKLERALGTITDADLTLRSANTAPDRALVERMFIRLAMLGRSRG; encoded by the coding sequence ATGAAACTTTCTGTCCGTGACGTCGCATCTTACTTTCGCAAACCTGACCCGAACGGTTCGGGTATTCTGATTTACGGTGGCGACCCGATGCGAGTTGCGCTGAAACGGCAAGACGTGATCAAGATGCTTGTCGGGCCCAATGGGGAAGAAGAAATGCGGCTGACACGGATGTCAGGAGCTGACCTGCGTAAAGATCCGGCGCTGCTTGGCGATGCAATCAAAGCGCAGGGGTTTTTTCCCGGACCGCGCGTGGTTTTCGTGGAAGAAGTCACCGATGTGGCAGCTAAGGCGATCATCCCTGCGCTGAAAGATTGGAATGCGGGGGACGCGCAGATTGTAGTGACGGCAGGCCAGTTGGCCGCAAAGTCATCCCTCCGTAAACTGTTCGAAAGTCATCCGTCGGCCTATGCCGCTGGCATTTATGACGACCCGCCCACGCGCGACGAAATTGAAACTGCACTGCGGGATGCGAACATTAACAATATTGACCGCGATGCGATGGATTTGATCACAGCACTATCGCGCGAAATGGCACCGGGGGACCTGCGCCAAACCATTGAAAAACTCGGTCTTTATATGACGGGTGAAACGGCGGGCGTGACTATCACCGACGTCGAAGCCTGCGCGCCTCTGTCCAATGAAGCCGGGCTTGATGATATTTTGAACGTCGTAGCGGACCTCAAAGCGACTGAGATTGGCCCGATTCTTAGTCGGTTATACGCCCAAGGCACGCAACCTGTGGCGCTGTGCATCGGGGCGATGCACCACTTCCGGCAATTGCACATTGTCGCGTCCGATCCAGGTGGGCCTTCAGCGGGCATTGGACGCTTACGTCCGCCTGTATTTGGCCCGCGCCGTGACCGGATCGTGCGTCAGGCCAGCACGTGGGGTCGGATCAAATTGGAACGCGCACTTGGGACGATCACCGATGCAGACCTGACCCTGCGTTCCGCAAATACGGCACCGGATCGCGCGTTGGTGGAACGTATGTTTATCCGTCTGGCAATGTTAGGTCGTAGTCGGGGCTAA
- a CDS encoding LPS assembly lipoprotein LptE encodes MLSSNRRAFLTRLAALPVLGFVAGCGFTPVYGTNGVGQGLRGRIAYRAPDTPEGFRLRTRLEDRLGRVERGDYLLTVQLEIEEEAIVISSAQDINRFNLPGKATWTLTEPGNGMPLASGIAQTFTAYSAFGTTVATREAQVDARDRLAIVLADLIVTDIIVASAVR; translated from the coding sequence ATGTTGTCATCTAACAGACGCGCCTTTCTAACACGTCTTGCGGCCCTGCCCGTCTTAGGGTTCGTGGCTGGCTGCGGGTTTACGCCTGTCTATGGAACCAATGGCGTGGGTCAAGGTTTGCGCGGCCGCATCGCCTACCGCGCACCCGACACGCCCGAAGGCTTCCGCCTGCGCACCCGGCTTGAGGACCGATTGGGCCGCGTTGAACGCGGCGATTATTTGCTAACCGTGCAGCTTGAGATTGAAGAGGAGGCAATTGTCATCAGTTCCGCACAAGACATCAACCGCTTTAACCTACCGGGCAAGGCGACATGGACCCTGACAGAACCGGGCAATGGCATGCCGCTGGCATCGGGCATCGCGCAGACTTTCACGGCCTATTCCGCATTTGGCACTACGGTCGCCACGCGCGAAGCACAGGTCGACGCGCGTGACCGTTTGGCGATCGTGCTGGCCGATCTTATCGTCACAGATATTATTGTTGCGTCCGCGGTCCGATGA
- the leuS gene encoding leucine--tRNA ligase, whose translation MAPYTPSEIEAKWQAAWDKAETFKATRSDDKPKYYVLEMFPYPSGRIHIGHVRNYTMGDVIARYKLATGHNVLHPMGFDAFGMPAENAAMQTGIHPKDYTYQNIDDMVAQMKPLGLGIDWSRMFATCDPEYYGQQQSLFIDMLDAGMIDRKNATVNWDPVDMTVLANEQVIDGKGWRSGAEVERKDLTQWFFKISDYADELLGALDGLDNWPAKVKLMQANWIGKSRGLQFAFSLVENVAAQDRIEVYTTRPDTLMGASFVGISPDHPLAKEMEQDNARLAAFNAECRKGGTTAEALEKAEKMGFDTGLRVRHPFDTSWELPVYVANFIMMDYGTGAIFGCPAHDQRDFDFAKKYGLPIIPTFLPSEDSDPELTEAFVPTKTDMVHWTAPFAWDPTTNGADAINKAIDFCEANGVGMGVTKFRLRDWGLSRQRYWGAPIPVVHCDACGVVPEKKENLPIELPYDVTFDIPGNPLDRHPTWRNTPCPSCGKPALRETDTMDTFVDSSWYFARFTAPHALTPTQAEDAAYWMNVDQYIGGIEHAILHLLYSRFFSRAMHKTGHLPASAIEPFDALFTQGMVTHAIFKTDTADGRPVYHYPEAVDLRDGGGFLKDGTQVDIIPSAKMSKSKNNVVDPVAIIDKYGADTARWFVLSDSPPERDVEWTASGAEATFKHLSRVHRIACEIVENTDAANDQDEAILRDMHKAIFEVTQGVESFGFNASIAKLYGFTNAIAKSKAGGDAKRTAMKTLAQLMSPMTPHLAEDIWEMLGGEALIANAPWPIAIESMMIEDTVTLPIQINGKRRSEIVVPKDMSKEEVEKLALTDEAVIKALDGGQPKKLIVVPGRIINVVI comes from the coding sequence ATGGCTCCCTACACCCCGTCAGAAATCGAAGCAAAATGGCAAGCCGCTTGGGACAAAGCGGAGACATTCAAGGCCACGCGCAGCGACGACAAGCCAAAATACTATGTGCTTGAAATGTTTCCTTATCCGTCAGGCCGCATTCACATCGGCCATGTGCGCAACTACACCATGGGCGACGTGATTGCGCGTTACAAACTGGCGACGGGTCACAATGTCCTGCACCCAATGGGTTTTGATGCCTTCGGGATGCCCGCCGAAAATGCGGCGATGCAAACCGGCATTCACCCCAAAGATTACACCTACCAAAACATCGACGACATGGTCGCGCAGATGAAACCGCTTGGCCTCGGTATTGACTGGTCACGCATGTTCGCGACCTGTGATCCTGAATACTACGGCCAACAGCAATCGCTGTTCATCGATATGTTGGACGCCGGCATGATTGATCGTAAAAATGCGACAGTAAACTGGGACCCCGTCGACATGACCGTACTGGCCAACGAACAGGTCATTGACGGTAAAGGCTGGCGATCTGGGGCTGAGGTTGAACGCAAAGACCTGACGCAGTGGTTTTTCAAGATTTCCGATTACGCCGATGAATTGCTCGGCGCGTTGGACGGCTTGGATAACTGGCCCGCCAAGGTCAAACTGATGCAAGCTAACTGGATCGGCAAATCGCGCGGGTTGCAGTTTGCCTTCTCGCTTGTCGAAAACGTCGCTGCACAGGACCGGATCGAAGTTTACACAACCCGTCCTGACACGTTGATGGGTGCGTCGTTTGTCGGAATCTCGCCCGATCACCCGCTCGCTAAAGAGATGGAACAGGATAACGCCCGCCTCGCCGCATTTAACGCTGAATGCCGTAAAGGTGGTACAACCGCTGAAGCCTTGGAAAAGGCCGAAAAGATGGGTTTCGATACGGGCCTGCGCGTGCGCCACCCGTTCGATACATCATGGGAACTGCCCGTCTACGTCGCCAACTTCATCATGATGGACTACGGAACCGGTGCGATTTTTGGCTGCCCTGCGCACGACCAGCGCGACTTCGATTTCGCCAAGAAATACGGCCTGCCGATCATCCCGACGTTCCTCCCATCCGAAGACAGCGACCCCGAACTGACAGAGGCCTTCGTGCCGACTAAAACCGACATGGTTCACTGGACAGCACCGTTCGCGTGGGATCCTACAACAAACGGCGCGGATGCTATAAACAAGGCGATAGATTTCTGCGAAGCCAACGGCGTTGGCATGGGTGTCACCAAATTCCGCCTGCGCGATTGGGGATTGTCGCGCCAACGGTATTGGGGCGCGCCCATTCCAGTGGTGCATTGCGATGCCTGCGGTGTGGTTCCCGAGAAAAAAGAAAACCTGCCGATTGAGCTACCCTACGACGTCACCTTCGACATCCCCGGAAACCCGCTTGACCGTCACCCCACATGGCGCAACACACCTTGCCCATCCTGCGGAAAGCCCGCTCTGCGCGAAACCGACACGATGGACACGTTTGTGGATTCCAGCTGGTACTTCGCGCGTTTCACAGCCCCGCACGCCCTAACCCCCACGCAGGCCGAAGACGCCGCCTATTGGATGAATGTAGATCAATACATCGGCGGCATCGAACACGCGATCCTGCACCTGCTGTATTCGCGCTTCTTCTCCCGCGCGATGCACAAGACAGGCCACTTGCCTGCGTCAGCCATCGAACCGTTCGACGCGCTGTTCACGCAGGGGATGGTGACGCATGCGATTTTCAAAACCGACACCGCAGATGGCCGTCCCGTCTATCACTACCCAGAGGCAGTAGATTTGCGTGACGGTGGCGGCTTCCTGAAAGATGGCACACAAGTCGACATCATCCCATCCGCCAAAATGTCAAAATCCAAAAACAACGTCGTCGATCCAGTGGCGATTATCGACAAGTACGGTGCGGACACTGCGCGCTGGTTCGTCCTGTCAGACTCGCCACCCGAACGCGACGTCGAATGGACAGCATCCGGCGCAGAGGCGACGTTCAAACACCTGTCCCGTGTCCATCGTATCGCCTGTGAAATCGTTGAAAACACCGACGCTGCCAACGACCAAGACGAAGCCATATTGCGCGACATGCACAAAGCGATCTTTGAGGTCACGCAGGGTGTGGAATCCTTTGGCTTCAACGCGTCAATCGCGAAACTGTATGGGTTTACGAATGCGATTGCCAAGTCCAAGGCGGGCGGTGACGCGAAACGCACAGCGATGAAAACCCTTGCACAATTGATGTCTCCGATGACACCACACTTGGCCGAGGACATCTGGGAGATGTTGGGTGGTGAGGCCCTGATTGCTAACGCACCTTGGCCCATCGCAATTGAATCGATGATGATTGAGGACACTGTCACGCTTCCTATTCAGATCAACGGCAAACGTCGGTCAGAAATCGTCGTGCCGAAAGACATGAGCAAGGAAGAGGTTGAAAAGCTCGCGCTTACGGACGAGGCTGTTATTAAGGCTTTGGACGGCGGACAGCCCAAAAAGCTGATCGTTGTGCCAGGCCGGATCATCAATGTTGTCATCTAA
- a CDS encoding DUF3576 domain-containing protein, protein MTGFTKLIRLTFGLGLVATLSACGGSGSLGSNPFGSIGSLGGSLGGGGVDAATQQAARTRGAENVAVNRYLWAASLDVLSFLPIESVDPFTGVIVMGYGTPPGGSRSYRATIFITDPALDARSLNVALLTRSGPAAAETTRAIEDAILSRARQLRIADGAL, encoded by the coding sequence GTGACCGGATTTACAAAACTTATTCGCCTGACCTTTGGGCTTGGCCTCGTGGCTACACTGTCCGCCTGTGGCGGATCAGGCAGTCTTGGCAGCAACCCTTTCGGGTCAATCGGCAGTTTGGGTGGCAGCCTTGGTGGGGGTGGCGTTGACGCAGCGACCCAACAGGCAGCGCGGACCCGTGGTGCTGAAAATGTCGCTGTGAACCGCTATCTCTGGGCTGCGTCGCTTGATGTGCTCAGCTTTTTACCAATTGAATCTGTTGATCCTTTTACAGGTGTTATCGTCATGGGTTACGGCACACCGCCTGGTGGCAGCCGCAGCTACCGCGCGACGATCTTCATCACTGATCCAGCCCTCGATGCGCGATCATTGAATGTGGCCCTGCTCACCCGCTCCGGCCCAGCCGCTGCGGAAACAACCCGTGCCATTGAAGACGCCATTCTATCACGCGCGCGCCAGTTGCGCATCGCGGACGGCGCTCTATAA
- a CDS encoding porin encodes MKKILLASTALVAFSGAAFADVTFTGSAKLGYNTSDNVGNSASGFSDAAAIVGPPAVAAVVGDDDEEGFYGDLDIVAGFSTELDNGLTAAASLNLDNLGDSSTDGTENGFDYTLSLTSDTAGLFYGDTKFAAETHWASAGDMESDGFSEADGEVVLRGDVTFGAVSASVSYALADADDAVNAFDDLTQLSFGAAADFGNVNVAIAYQEETNEVYTGNGDFTVNEVFGLSVGSSFGGADVRLAYAEDNNSDSLGLKVAYPFGPVTATAYFVSESAGDDNLGINIAYSDGPLAISLDYQDDQGTAKMGLEGSYDIGNGVMAYAGFLNQDSTENRFYVAGTYDLGSGASLLVSYASDEDNVDGDEVGAGDYQDGTTVEVTFAF; translated from the coding sequence ATGAAAAAAATCCTACTTGCCTCCACAGCACTCGTCGCCTTTTCTGGCGCCGCTTTCGCTGATGTAACTTTCACTGGCTCCGCAAAATTGGGCTATAACACTTCCGACAATGTCGGCAACTCGGCTTCTGGCTTCTCTGATGCTGCAGCCATTGTTGGTCCCCCTGCAGTTGCAGCTGTTGTTGGTGACGATGACGAGGAAGGTTTTTATGGCGACCTCGACATTGTAGCTGGTTTCTCTACTGAACTCGACAACGGTCTAACAGCTGCAGCGTCCTTGAACTTGGACAACCTTGGCGATTCGTCCACAGACGGTACCGAGAACGGCTTTGACTACACATTGTCCCTGACGTCCGACACTGCTGGTCTCTTCTACGGCGACACAAAGTTCGCTGCTGAAACACACTGGGCTTCTGCTGGCGACATGGAATCCGATGGCTTCTCCGAAGCTGACGGCGAAGTTGTTCTGCGCGGCGACGTAACATTCGGTGCTGTTTCGGCTTCTGTTTCGTACGCTTTGGCTGACGCTGATGATGCCGTAAACGCATTCGACGACCTGACTCAGCTGTCGTTTGGTGCAGCTGCCGACTTCGGAAATGTCAACGTTGCTATCGCTTACCAAGAAGAGACAAATGAAGTCTACACCGGTAACGGTGACTTCACGGTTAACGAAGTGTTTGGCCTTTCTGTTGGTTCGTCCTTTGGTGGTGCAGATGTTCGTCTCGCATACGCTGAAGACAACAACTCCGACTCCTTGGGTCTCAAAGTTGCATACCCATTTGGCCCAGTTACGGCGACTGCTTACTTCGTGTCTGAGTCTGCCGGCGACGACAACTTGGGTATCAACATTGCCTACTCTGATGGTCCACTTGCAATTTCCCTCGACTACCAAGACGACCAAGGAACTGCCAAAATGGGTCTCGAAGGCTCATATGACATCGGCAATGGCGTGATGGCATACGCTGGTTTTCTGAACCAAGATTCGACAGAAAACCGTTTCTACGTCGCTGGTACTTATGACCTCGGCTCCGGTGCTTCTTTGCTCGTGTCCTATGCGTCGGACGAAGACAACGTTGACGGAGACGAAGTCGGCGCTGGTGATTACCAGGACGGAACAACTGTTGAAGTTACATTCGCGTTCTAA
- a CDS encoding YggS family pyridoxal phosphate-dependent enzyme encodes MSLQEIIKRIEAAEAKAGRSVGSTKLIAVSKVQPNKLVQTILEQGHRTFGENRVQEAAVKWPAFREQFDGIDLHIIGPLQTNKARAAMELAQAIQTLDRIKLARTFARLAQEMGACPDIYIQVNTGAEPQKAGVLPDDADAFIKEAVALDLPVAGLMCIPPADEEPSLHFALLGEIAARNGLNGLSMGMSGDFETAVAHGATLVRVGSAIFGSRVPN; translated from the coding sequence ATGTCCCTGCAAGAAATCATCAAACGCATTGAAGCTGCAGAAGCGAAGGCAGGGCGCAGCGTTGGGTCCACCAAACTGATTGCCGTGTCTAAAGTACAGCCTAACAAACTGGTTCAAACGATTCTTGAACAAGGTCACCGCACATTCGGTGAGAATCGCGTACAAGAAGCTGCAGTCAAGTGGCCAGCGTTCCGCGAACAGTTCGATGGGATTGATCTGCACATCATCGGACCGCTGCAAACCAACAAGGCACGCGCGGCAATGGAACTGGCGCAGGCTATTCAAACGTTGGACCGCATCAAGCTGGCCCGCACGTTCGCGCGCTTGGCACAAGAGATGGGCGCGTGTCCCGACATCTATATACAAGTCAACACCGGCGCGGAGCCGCAGAAGGCCGGCGTACTGCCAGATGACGCGGATGCCTTTATCAAGGAGGCTGTGGCGTTGGACCTGCCAGTGGCTGGATTGATGTGCATCCCACCGGCTGATGAAGAGCCATCACTGCATTTTGCATTGCTCGGTGAAATTGCGGCGCGCAATGGGTTGAATGGCCTGTCGATGGGAATGTCGGGCGATTTTGAAACTGCTGTGGCGCATGGTGCGACGCTTGTGCGGGTCGGATCGGCGATTTTTGGGAGCCGCGTCCCAAACTAA
- a CDS encoding L,D-transpeptidase family protein: MKASDLVVTPSHLRFMNRKFPCSIGKGGISGRKAEGDGATPRGTHRLVGMLYRPDRMAQPTDWALPIHLGDLWSDDPTHEDYNLMVRAPYIYGHEKLCRADPLYDLVILTDWNWPYPVKGRGSAIFIHRWRKPGHPTEGCIGLRAADLAWIAPRIRYSTRLVVL, encoded by the coding sequence ATGAAAGCCAGCGATCTTGTCGTCACACCGTCCCATCTGCGATTTATGAACCGCAAATTTCCGTGCTCAATTGGCAAGGGCGGGATCAGTGGTCGCAAAGCTGAGGGCGACGGCGCTACGCCGCGCGGCACCCATCGCCTTGTGGGGATGCTCTATCGGCCAGACCGGATGGCACAGCCCACTGATTGGGCACTGCCAATCCACCTCGGCGATCTATGGTCCGATGACCCGACGCATGAAGACTATAATCTGATGGTGCGCGCGCCCTATATATATGGCCACGAAAAACTGTGCCGCGCCGACCCACTATATGATCTGGTCATTCTGACGGATTGGAACTGGCCCTACCCCGTCAAAGGCCGCGGATCAGCGATCTTCATTCACCGCTGGCGCAAGCCGGGGCATCCAACAGAAGGCTGCATCGGGCTGCGGGCGGCTGATCTGGCATGGATCGCACCGCGCATCCGGTATTCGACACGCTTGGTTGTTCTTTAG